The following coding sequences are from one Rhineura floridana isolate rRhiFlo1 chromosome 2, rRhiFlo1.hap2, whole genome shotgun sequence window:
- the LOC133378093 gene encoding cytochrome c oxidase assembly protein COX19-like, whose translation MSTAMNFGTKSFKPRPPDKGSFPLDHFGECTAFKEKFMKCLKENRFENALCRQESKEYLECRMERQLMSKEPLEKLGFKDLTEEKSETQPKTL comes from the coding sequence ATGTCTACGGCTATGAACTTCGGGACTAAAAGCTTCAAGCCGAGGCCACCAGACAAAGGCTCTTTCCCTTTGGATCATTTCGGTGAATGTACAGCATTCAAAGAAAAATTCATGAAGTGTCTGAAGGAAAATAGGTTTGAGAATGCTTTGTGCAGACAGGAATCAAAAGAATATTTAGAATGCAGAATGGAGAGGCAACTTATGTCCAAAGAACCGCTGGAAAAGTTGGGATTTAAAGACCTAACAGAAGAGAAATCAGAAACCCAACCTAAGACATTGtaa
- the NIF3L1 gene encoding NIF3-like protein 1, with protein MQLSGLKLIPQHFLRSQSLIDLTVRSFMDLKVLVSSLNDFASLSLAESWDNVGLLVEPSPPHTVSTLFLTNDLTEDVMEEALQKKADLILSYHPPIFQPLKHVTWKTWKERLVIRALENRVGIYSPHTAYDAVPHGVNNWLAKGLGDCTSAPLRPATASNYPTGGSFRVEFTACSAENLETVLSSLRGVSEVSLVTALPVRVDGEEQTRVSLNCTQQALLQVVALLFQNSLLYQKTEIISLQKPLLEDTGMGRLCTLKEPVSISALIERVKSHLRLSHIRLAFGVGKSLESQVKVVALCAGSGSSVLQGTESDLYLTGEMSHHDVLDAVSRGITVILCEHSNTERGFLLELQQVLTAYLQNKICIVVSERDRDPLQVA; from the exons ATGCAACTATCCGGTCTGAAGCTGATTCCACAACACTTCTTGCGCAGCCAGTCCTTGATTGATTTGACTGTGCGATCCTTCATGGATCTAAAAGTTCTGGTTTCTTCCCTAAATGATTTTGCTTCACTCTCACTGGCTGAAAGTTGGGACAATGTGGGGCTTCTGGTTGAGCCAAGTCCTCCTCATACTGTCAGTACCCTCTTTCTGACCAATGACCTGACcgaggatgtgatggaggaagCACTGCAGAAGAAAGCAGATCTCATTCTTTCTTACCACCCACCCATTTTCCAACCACTGAAACATGTGACATGGAAAACATGGAAAGAACGTCTGGTGATCCGAGCCCTGGAAAACAGAGTTGGCATTTATTCTCCCCATACTGCATATGATGCTGTACCTCACGGAGTCAATAACTGGCTTGCCAAAGGACTTG GTGACTGCACTTCTGCTCCTTTGCGACCTGCTACGGCTTCTAATTACCCCACAGGAGGGTCTTTCCGGGTTGAATTTACTGCTTGCTCTGCTGAAAACCTAGAAACAGTTTTGTCCAGTTTGCGTGGGGTGTCAGAAGTGTCGCTCGTTactgctctccctgtcag GGTTGACGGTGAAGAGCAGACCCGAGTCAGCTTGAACTGTACCCAGCAAGCCTTGCTGCAAGTAGTGGCCTTGCTTTTCCAGAACAGTCTTCTTTATCAAAAGACTGAAATCATATCATTACAGAAG CCTCTACTTGAAGATACTGGAATGGGACGGTTGTGCACACTGAAGGAGCCGGTCTCTATTTCTGCCTTGATTGAACGAGTCAAAAGCCACTTAAGACTATCTCATATTCGCCTAGCTTTTGGAGTTGGAAAGTCATTGG AGTCCCAAGTGAAGGTGGTTGCTCTTTGTGCTGGTTCAGGAAGTAGTGTTCTGCAGGGTACAGAAAGTGATCTCTATCTCACCG GAGAGATGTCCCACCATGATGTATTGGATGCTGTTTCCAGAGGGATAACTGTTATCTTGTGTGAGCACAGCAACACTGAACGAGGCTTTCTGTTGGAGCTGCAACAAGTGCTGACTGCCTACCTTCAGAACAAGATCTGTATTGTAGtgtctgagagagacagagaccccCTTCAAGTGGCATAG
- the PPIL3 gene encoding peptidyl-prolyl cis-trans isomerase-like 3 isoform X1 → MVSSQPGHLLQSSQRALLTAPLPASDLLEKQRSCQAAGSPPLHSNPAVGQTNFLALCASNYYNGCIFHRNIKGFMVQTGDPSGSGKGGNSIWGRKFEDEYSEYLKHSVRGVVSMANNGPNTNGSQFFITYGKQPHLDMKYTVFGKVIDGLDTLDELEKLPVNEKTFRPLNDVHIKDVTIHANPFAQ, encoded by the exons ATGGTTTCTTCCCAGCCCGGGCACCTCCTCCAATCCTCCCAGCGTGCTCTTCTTACGGCGCCGCTTCCCGCCTCTGATCTTCTTGAGAAGCAAAGGAGTTGCCAGGCCGCTGGGAGTCCCCCTCTCCACTCCAACCCTGCTGTAGGGCAGACG AATTTTCTGGCACTCTGCGCTAGTAACTACTACAACGGGTGTATTTTTCACCGGAATATCAAAGGATTTATGGTGCAGACAGGAGATCCATCAG GTTCTGGGAAAGGAGGAAATAGcatttggggcagaaaatttgAAGATGAATACAGTGAATACTTAAAA cATAGTGTCCGTGGAGTTGTTTCCATGGCCAATAATGGTCCAAATACAAATGGATCTCAATTCTTCATCACCTATGGCAAACAGCCACACCTGGACATGAAATACACTGTGTTTGGGAA GGTAATTGATGGGTTGGATACTCTGGATGAGCTGGAGAAACTGCCAGTGAATGAAAAGACATTCCGTCCCCTTAATGATGTCCATATTAAGGATGTTACCATTCATGCTAATCCTTTTGCTCAATAG
- the PPIL3 gene encoding peptidyl-prolyl cis-trans isomerase-like 3 isoform X2 codes for MAVTLHTDVGDIKIELFCERTPKACENFLALCASNYYNGCIFHRNIKGFMVQTGDPSGSGKGGNSIWGRKFEDEYSEYLKHSVRGVVSMANNGPNTNGSQFFITYGKQPHLDMKYTVFGKVIDGLDTLDELEKLPVNEKTFRPLNDVHIKDVTIHANPFAQ; via the exons ATG GCTGTGACCCTACATACTGATGTGGGTGATATTAAAATAGAGCTGTTCTGTGAACGAACACCCAAGGCTTGTGAA AATTTTCTGGCACTCTGCGCTAGTAACTACTACAACGGGTGTATTTTTCACCGGAATATCAAAGGATTTATGGTGCAGACAGGAGATCCATCAG GTTCTGGGAAAGGAGGAAATAGcatttggggcagaaaatttgAAGATGAATACAGTGAATACTTAAAA cATAGTGTCCGTGGAGTTGTTTCCATGGCCAATAATGGTCCAAATACAAATGGATCTCAATTCTTCATCACCTATGGCAAACAGCCACACCTGGACATGAAATACACTGTGTTTGGGAA GGTAATTGATGGGTTGGATACTCTGGATGAGCTGGAGAAACTGCCAGTGAATGAAAAGACATTCCGTCCCCTTAATGATGTCCATATTAAGGATGTTACCATTCATGCTAATCCTTTTGCTCAATAG
- the CLK1 gene encoding dual specificity protein kinase CLK1, with translation MRYSKHSNYSDWEEKQSWDPKKGSSSHKRKKESCSSTHENKRCRYNHIQIYDSLYSDASSFHERDHHERCYVEEYRHNYSQLSETRHQCRGHESDYHNHSSKSSGHSGRSSYKRKHKAHHSKSHHSHTRNHRRKRSRSVEDDEEGHLICQSGDVLSARYEIVTILGEGAFGKVVECIDHKVGGRRVAVKIIKNVDRYSEAARSEIKVLEHLNASDPNSTFCCVQMLEWFEHHGHVCIVFELLGLSTYDFIKENSFLPFSLDHIRQMAYQICKSVNFLHSNKLTHTDLKPENILFVKSDYIEAYNPKLKRDERTLKTPDIKVVDFGSATYDHEHHSTLVSTRHYRAPEVILALGWSQPCDVWSIGCILIEYYLGFTVFPTHDSKEHLAMMEKMLGPLPTHMVQKTRKRKYFHHDQLDWDEHSSAGRYISRRCKPLKEFMQCHNSDHENLFDLIQKMLEYDPAKRIILAEALEHPFFSSLKEK, from the exons ATGCGGTATTCAAAGCACAGTAACTACTCTGACTGGGAAGAAAAACAGAGTTGGGATCCTAAAAAAGGCAGCAGCAGTCATAAGAGAAAAAAAGAATCGTGCAGCAGTACACATGAGAACAAGCGCTGTAGATACAATCATATCCAAATTTATGATAG CCTTTATTCAGATGCCAGCTCCTTCCATGAAAGAGACCATCATGAGCGATGTTATGTTGAAGAATACAGACACAACTATAGTCAGTTGTCTGAAACCAGGCACCAATGCAGAGGCCATGAAAGTGATTATCACAACCACAGTAGCAAGTCATCAGGTCATAGTGGCAGAAGCAGTTACAAAAGAAAACACAAGGCTCATCATAGTAAATCCCATCATTCACACACG AGGAATCACCGAAGGAAAAGATCGAGGAGTGTAGAGGATGATGAGGAGGGTCACCTGATCTGTCAGAGTGGAGACGTACTAAGTGCAAGAT ATGAAATTGTCACTATTCTGGGTGAAGGTGCCTTTGGAAAAGTTGTGGAGTGCATTGATCACAAAGT GGGTGGCAGGCGTGTAGCAGTAAAAATAAtcaaaaatgttgacagatactCAGAAGCAGCTCGTTCAGAAATAAAAGTATTGGAGCATTTAAATGCATCTGATCCTAATAGCACATT TTGCTGTGTCCAGATGTTGGAATGGTTTGAACATCATGGCCATGTTTGCATTGTGTTTGAACTGCTGGGACTTAGTACATATGACTTCATTAAAGAAAACAGTTTTCTGCCATTCAGTCTTGATCACATTAGACAAATGGCTTACCAGATTTGCAAATCTGTAAACT TTTTGCATTCAAACAAGCTAACTCATACAGATCTGAAGCCTGAAAACATACTATTTGTGAAGTCTGACTACATAGAAGCATATAATCCTAAACTG AAACGCGATGAGCGCACACTGAAAACTCCAGATATCAAAGTTGTGGATTTTGGAAGTGCAACATATGACCATGAACATCACAGTACTCTTGTGTCTACAAGGCATTACAGAGCTCCTGAAGTTATTTTGG CCTTGGGATGGTCACAGCCATGTGATGTTTGGAGTATTGGCTGCATTCTTATTGAATATTACCTTGGATTCACAGTATTTCCG ACCCATGACAGTAAAGAGCATCTGGCAATGATGGAAAAGATGCTGGGGCCGCTGCCAACTCATATGGTCCAGAAAACCag AAAACGCAAGTACTTCCACCATGACCAGTTGGATTGGGATGAGCATAGTTCTGCTGGCAGATACATTTCAAGACGTTGTAAACCGTTGAAG